The proteins below come from a single Zhouia spongiae genomic window:
- a CDS encoding protein-disulfide reductase DsbD family protein: protein MNRLYLFFLLTLASVVSLTAQIKDPVKWSTEVEKVSETEYNLIFKASIEPHWHLYSQELPEGGALPTIFNYEGAGEGYELIGKTEEGESITEYDKVFEMELSYFADKATFKQKIKLSDESLASVNASIEFQACDDESCIFDSKEVSFVINEGASSKQTTAVASANDADKPASGQGTEVKKDKKEEKKGLLTIFLIAFVSGFAALLTPCVFPMIPMTVSFFTKQSKTRAAGIKNAIFYGISIVVIYVLLGSLVTAVFGADSLNALSTNVWFNVIFFLLLVVFAASFLGAFEIVLPNSWANKVDRQADRGGIIGILFMALALAIVSFSCTGPIVGTLLVEAASKGGAAPIIGMLGFSLALALPFMLFAMFPGWLNSLPKSGGWLNSVKVFLGFLELALAFKFLSNADLVLQLHWLEREVFIAIWIAVFGTLALYLFGKINLPHDSPLQHISVGRLGLGLLVLSFTIYLIPGLWGAPLKLISGFPPPMHYSESPYGVGFTKLGGGGATAHAELPEGAHHGPQDIVAFLDYDKGMAYAKKVGKPVMIDFTGHACVNCRKMEERVWSEDQILNILNNDIVLISLYVDDKRPLPENEQYVSDATGKKIKTIGNKWSDFQIVNYRANAQPYYVLVDNEGNNLNAPVGYTPDIDAYEAWLKDGVSNYKK, encoded by the coding sequence ATGAACCGACTTTACTTATTTTTTTTACTAACCTTAGCATCAGTTGTTTCGCTTACTGCACAAATTAAAGATCCAGTTAAATGGAGTACAGAAGTTGAGAAAGTATCAGAAACAGAATACAACCTAATTTTTAAAGCCTCTATAGAACCTCACTGGCATTTATATTCTCAGGAATTACCTGAGGGAGGGGCGCTTCCTACGATCTTTAACTACGAAGGGGCAGGAGAAGGATATGAGTTAATTGGAAAAACTGAAGAAGGAGAATCCATTACCGAATATGACAAAGTATTCGAGATGGAACTGTCTTATTTTGCCGACAAGGCCACTTTTAAACAAAAAATTAAATTATCGGATGAATCATTAGCATCCGTAAACGCTTCAATTGAATTTCAGGCATGTGACGATGAGAGCTGTATCTTCGACAGTAAAGAAGTGTCTTTTGTGATCAATGAAGGAGCCTCTTCTAAACAAACTACAGCAGTTGCCTCTGCTAACGATGCTGACAAGCCTGCATCCGGCCAGGGGACTGAAGTAAAAAAAGATAAAAAAGAAGAGAAAAAAGGACTCTTAACTATATTTTTGATTGCATTTGTTTCGGGGTTTGCGGCACTGTTAACACCTTGTGTTTTCCCGATGATCCCGATGACGGTTAGCTTTTTTACAAAACAGAGCAAGACCAGGGCAGCAGGTATTAAAAATGCAATCTTTTATGGTATCTCGATAGTAGTCATCTATGTGCTTTTAGGTTCATTGGTTACGGCTGTTTTCGGAGCAGATTCATTAAATGCATTATCGACCAATGTATGGTTTAATGTTATCTTCTTCCTGTTACTGGTAGTATTTGCGGCATCTTTCTTAGGGGCTTTTGAAATCGTATTACCTAATTCATGGGCTAATAAAGTTGACAGACAAGCAGACAGAGGCGGGATTATAGGTATTTTATTTATGGCTCTTGCCCTTGCAATAGTATCTTTTTCATGTACGGGACCAATTGTGGGAACCTTATTAGTAGAAGCAGCCAGTAAGGGAGGAGCGGCACCTATTATAGGGATGTTAGGATTCTCTCTGGCATTAGCATTGCCTTTTATGTTATTTGCTATGTTCCCGGGCTGGTTAAACTCATTACCAAAATCGGGAGGATGGCTAAATTCTGTAAAAGTATTTTTAGGATTCCTGGAATTAGCACTCGCCTTTAAATTTTTATCAAATGCCGACCTGGTATTACAGTTACATTGGTTGGAAAGAGAAGTATTTATTGCCATTTGGATCGCTGTATTCGGAACATTGGCCTTGTATTTGTTTGGAAAGATCAATTTGCCACACGATTCACCGCTGCAACATATATCTGTGGGTAGGTTAGGACTTGGTTTGTTGGTACTATCGTTTACAATCTATCTGATTCCGGGTCTTTGGGGAGCACCTTTAAAATTAATCAGTGGGTTCCCGCCACCAATGCACTATAGTGAATCTCCCTATGGAGTAGGTTTTACCAAATTAGGTGGGGGCGGAGCCACGGCACATGCAGAATTACCTGAAGGAGCTCATCATGGACCACAGGATATCGTAGCTTTCCTTGATTACGATAAAGGAATGGCCTATGCCAAAAAAGTAGGAAAGCCTGTTATGATCGATTTTACAGGACATGCATGTGTGAACTGTAGAAAAATGGAAGAGCGTGTGTGGAGTGAAGATCAGATTTTAAATATTCTAAATAATGATATCGTTCTTATATCCTTGTATGTAGATGACAAGCGTCCGCTGCCGGAAAACGAACAATATGTGTCTGATGCAACAGGAAAGAAAATAAAAACCATTGGTAACAAATGGAGTGATTTTCAGATTGTAAATTATAGAGCCAATGCACAGCCTTACTACGTGTTGGTCGATAATGAGGGGAACAATCTTAACGCTCCTGTAGGATATACGCCCGATATTGATGCCTATGAAGCATGGCTTAAGGATGGAGTATCGAATTATAAAAAATAA
- the tilS gene encoding tRNA lysidine(34) synthetase TilS, protein MQELFNKHISKNFSFVKQAKILIATSGGIDSVVLTHLCKNAGLTIALAHCNFKLRGNESDADEAFVKTLATDLNIPVYTTYFNTLKYKDEHKVSVQMAARELRYNWFASLIDEYNFDCVFTAHHADDNLETFLINLSRGTGIEGLMGIPSLYKNTVRPLLPFTREEIENFAVQHGIIWREDSSNEESKYLRNKLRLEVIPELKSVNTSFMDNFNKTIRFIQGTSQIVRNHLEELKQKLFVFEEDRIIINAERLKELSPRKDYLFGLFNEYGFREWNDVESLLFSSSGKQVFSETHRMLKNREEIIITPIKPIEIEDYYSLEKDAGLDVSSLRLVVYDVGLTGPFKNNLAYIDKDLLKYPLIVRKWKKGDYFYPLGMQNKKLLSKFFKDEKFSILDKENAWILCSGNEIVWVIDHRIDDRYKVTSKTKNILKIEHLK, encoded by the coding sequence ATGCAGGAACTGTTCAATAAACATATCTCTAAGAATTTTTCATTTGTTAAACAAGCTAAGATTTTAATAGCGACAAGCGGGGGAATAGATAGTGTCGTATTAACACATTTGTGTAAAAATGCAGGCCTTACCATAGCCCTGGCTCATTGCAATTTTAAGCTTAGGGGAAATGAGAGTGATGCCGATGAAGCTTTTGTAAAGACTCTGGCAACAGATTTAAATATTCCGGTTTATACAACGTACTTCAATACACTTAAATATAAGGATGAGCATAAGGTATCCGTCCAGATGGCAGCCCGCGAATTGCGGTATAACTGGTTTGCCTCATTGATTGACGAATACAATTTCGACTGTGTTTTTACCGCTCACCATGCTGACGATAACCTGGAGACCTTTTTAATTAATTTATCCCGGGGAACCGGTATTGAAGGTCTTATGGGCATTCCGTCGCTTTATAAGAATACTGTACGTCCTTTATTGCCCTTTACAAGAGAAGAAATAGAAAACTTTGCAGTGCAGCACGGAATAATCTGGAGAGAGGACAGCAGTAATGAAGAATCGAAATACCTTAGAAATAAGTTGAGGTTGGAAGTGATTCCGGAATTGAAGAGTGTTAATACTTCGTTTATGGATAACTTCAATAAAACTATTCGGTTTATTCAGGGAACATCACAAATAGTCCGGAACCACCTTGAAGAGTTAAAGCAAAAGTTGTTTGTATTTGAAGAAGATAGAATAATTATTAACGCCGAAAGGTTAAAAGAGCTTAGTCCGAGAAAAGATTATCTTTTTGGATTGTTCAATGAATATGGTTTCAGGGAATGGAACGATGTTGAAAGCTTGCTTTTTAGCTCCAGCGGAAAGCAGGTTTTTTCGGAAACACACCGAATGTTAAAAAATAGAGAAGAAATCATCATTACTCCCATAAAACCTATTGAAATAGAGGACTATTATTCGCTGGAAAAAGATGCGGGGCTGGATGTAAGTAGTTTAAGATTAGTTGTTTATGACGTTGGTTTGACAGGGCCTTTTAAAAACAACCTGGCTTATATAGATAAAGATTTGTTAAAGTATCCACTGATCGTTAGGAAATGGAAAAAAGGCGACTATTTTTATCCCCTCGGAATGCAGAATAAGAAGCTTTTATCGAAGTTTTTTAAAGACGAGAAGTTTTCTATCCTAGATAAAGAAAACGCTTGGATTCTGTGTTCAGGGAATGAAATAGTATGGGTTATTGACCATCGGATAGATGACCGGTATAAGGTAACCTCCAAAACAAAAAATATTTTAAAAATAGAGCACTTAAAATGA